The following proteins come from a genomic window of Montipora capricornis isolate CH-2021 chromosome 9, ASM3666992v2, whole genome shotgun sequence:
- the LOC138016841 gene encoding uncharacterized protein, with protein MASLLLLTDDCLLRVVCFIDDPYSFQSFTLTCQRFYQLTKNAKSVLHPKLLKAKAANSIKRYIVEIGDDYHRCCKLNDLLGRSAHLTASKRLLTYDEVIGVWQRSGPLVAKLFTWLRSEKSSREEGEPRATCYTECRKITLHLPKCAKEMTIETSHFGDYGHNYDRELSIFVTCGDLKVRSERFSSHHPEDYMYMEDEEVAGVVDSMKEVIELLQKEVGETVKPISGRFFIWFCFCFPHECNLDEEHRLCFKDTSRNAKPTPASIQPSIDQFHKKLEEENSVEKLASEWKAGEKQDSKHAKNIAESIALLTLRSDKESFGALRSDVKHFYGIANDYSFKKLPKQLVLQLILRTSLVQSGYDAGSIADKYVQSKVLFKCISGKTMEVFGGMHGDGASYPTWDEVELQFTLPDGKLIKLEAREKPLELERLGPVTELVKKSISQSIPEKLIPKIGNLLIAVYFLAALDFCVEEPFIDTYNKPLLSESESESNDESSAEESEESTV; from the coding sequence ATGGCGTCGTTGCTGTTACTGACAGACGATTGCCTGCTCAGGGTTGTTTGTTTCATAGATGACCCTTATTCTTTCCAAAGTTTTACCCTCACTTGTCAGAGATTTTATCAGCTAACCAAGAATGCCAAAAGCGTCCTTCATCCTAAACTTTTGAAGGCGAAAGCCGCGAATTCTATCAAGCGTTACATAGTTGAAATTGGTGACGATTACCACAGATGTTGCAAGCTTAATGATCTTCTTGGCCGTTCAGCGCATCTTACAGCTTCAAAGCGTTTGCTAACCTACGACGAAGTGATAGGTGTTTGGCAACGCAGCGGTCCTCTCGTCGCTAAACTCTTTACGTGGCTCCGCAGTGAGAAGTCGTCAAGAGAAGAGGGAGAACCAAGAGCCACCTGTTACACAGAATGCAGAAAGATCACCCTACATTTGCCGAAGTGTGCGAAGGAAATGACCATCGAAACTTCCCACTTTGGCGATTATGGTCATAACTACGACCGAGAACTAAGCATCTTCGTAACATGTGGAGATTTAAAGGTAAGATCGGAACGATTTTCAAGCCATCACCCCGAagactacatgtacatggaagATGAGGAAGTTGCTGGTGTCGTGGATTCGATGAAAGAGGTGATAGAACTTCTGCAGAAAGAAGTTGGTGAGACCGTTAAACCAATCTCTGGCCGATTCTTTATTTGGTTTTGCTTCTGTTTTCCACACGAGTGCAACTTGGATGAAGAACACAGGCTCTGTTTTAAAGATACATCTAGAAACGCAAAGCCCACTCCAGCCTCAATACAACCTTCTATAGATCAGTTCCACAAGAAGCTAGAGGAAGAAAACAGTGTGGAGAAGTTAGCGTCTGAATGGAAAGCTGGTGAAAAACAAGATTCAAAGCATGCCAAGAATATTGCAGAGAGCATTGCATTGTTAACTCTAAGATCAGATAAAGAGAGTTTTGGAGCTCTACGAAGTGACGTTAAGCACTTCTATGGCATTGCAAATGACTACAGTTTTAAGAAACTACCAAAGCAACTTGTCCTCCAGCTGATTCTACGAACATCGCTTGTACAGAGTGGCTACGATGCTGGGTCAATCGCTGACAAGTACGTGCAGAGCAAAGTTCTGTTTAAGTGCATTTCCGGCAAAACTATGGAGGTGTTTGGTGGTATGCATGGGGATGGAGCAAGTTATCCAACCTGGGATGAAGTAGAACTTCAATTTACCTTACCAGATGGTAAATTGATAAAGTTAGAAGCAAGGGAAAAACCACTTGAACTTGAGAGGTTGGGCCCAGTGACAGAGCTTGTGAAGAAGAGTATCAGCCAGAGCATACCAGAGAAACTTATCCCAAAGATCGGCAATCTCCTTATTGCGGTTTATTTCTTAGCTGCCTTGGATTTTTGTGTTGAAGAACCTTTTATTGACACCTATAACAAACCACTCTTATCAGAGTCAGAATCAGAATCAAACGATGAATCGTCTGCCGAGGAATCTGAGGAATCTACGGTTTAA
- the LOC138016843 gene encoding uncharacterized protein, giving the protein MASLLLITDDCLLRVVCFIDDPYSFQSFTLTCQRFYQLTKNAKSVLHPKLLKAKAANSIKRYIVEIGDDYHRRRKLDDLLGRSAHLTASKRLLTYDKVIGVWQRSGPVVAKLFTWLRSEESSREEGEPRATCYTECRKITLHLPKCAKEMKIETSHFGDYGHNYDRELSIFVTCGDLNVRSERFSSYHPEDYMYMGDEEVAGVVDSMKEVIELLQKELGETVKPISGRFFIWFCFFFPHGPNLDVEHKLCFKDTSRNAKPSPASTQPSIDQFHKKLEEENSVEKLASEWKAGKEQDSKHAKIIAESITLLALRSDKESFGALQNDLKHFYGIANDYSFKKLPKELVLQLILRTSLVQSGYDAGSIADKYVQSKVLFKCISGKTMEVFGGMHGDGASYPTWDEVELQFTLPDGKLIKLAAREKPLELERLGPVTELVKKSISQSIPEKLIPKIGNLLIAVYFLSALDFCVEEPFIDTYNKLLSSESESEDERSSEESEESTG; this is encoded by the coding sequence ATGGCGTCGTTGCTGTTAATCACAGACGATTGCCTGCTCAGGGTTGTTTGTTTCATAGATGACCCTTATTCTTTCCAAAGTTTTACCCTCACTTGTCAGAGATTTTATCAGCTAACCAAGAATGCCAAAAGCGTCCTTCATCCTAAACTTTTGAAGGCGAAAGCCGCGAATTCTATCAAGCGTTACATAGTTGAAATAGGTGACGATTACCACAGACGTCGCAAGCTTGATGATCTTCTTGGCCGTTCAGCGCATCTTACAGCTTCAAAGCGTTTGCTAACCTACGACAAAGTGATAGGTGTTTGGCAACGCAGTGGTCCTGTCGTCGCTAAACTCTTTACGTGGCTCCGCAGTGAGGAGTCGTCAAGAGAAGAGGGAGAACCAAGAGCCACCTGTTACACAGAATGCAGAAAGATCACCCTACATTTGCCTAAGTGTGCGAAGGAAATGAAAATCGAAACTTCCCACTTTGGCGATTATGGTCATAACTACGACCGAGAACTAAGCATCTTCGTAACGTGTGGAGATTTAAATGTAAGATCGGAACGATTTTCAAGCTATCACCCCGAagactacatgtacatgggAGATGAGGAAGTTGCAGGTGTCGTGGATTCGATGAAAGAGGTGATAGAACTTCTGCAGAAAGAACTGGGTGAGACCGTTAAACCAATCTCTGGCCGATTCTTTATTtggttttgcttcttttttccACATGGGCCCAACCTGGATGTAGAACACAAGCTCTGTTTTAAAGATACATCTAGAAACGCAAAGCCCTCTCCAGCCTCAACACAACCTTCTATAGATCAGTTCCACAAGAAGCTAGAGGAAGAAAACAGTGTGGAGAAGTTAGCGTCCGAATGGAAAGCTGGTAAAGAACAAGATTCAAAGCATGCCAAGATCATTGCAGAGAGCATTACATTGTTAGCTCTAAGATCAGATAAGGAGAGTTTTGGAGCTCTACAAAATGACCTTAAGCACTTTTATGGCATTGCAAATGACTACAGTTTTAAGAAACTACCAAAGGAACTTGTCCTCCAGCTGATTCTGCGAACATCTCTTGTACAGAGTGGCTACGATGCTGGGTCAATCGCTGACAAGTATGTGCAGAGCAAAGTTCTGTTTAAGTGCATTTCCGGCAAAACTATGGAGGTGTTTGGTGGTATGCATGGGGATGGAGCAAGTTATCCTACCTGGGATGAAGTAGAACTTCAATTTACCTTACCAGATGGTAAATTGATAAAGTTAGCAGCAAGGGAAAAACCACTTGAACTTGAGAGGTTGGGCCCAGTGACAGAGCTTGTGAAGAAGAGTATCAGCCAGAGCATACCGGAAAAGCTTATCCCAAAGATCGGCAATCTCCTTATTGCTGTTTATTTCTTATCTGCCTTGGATTTTTGTGTTGAAGAACCTTTTATTGACACCTATAACAAACTACTCTCATCAGAGTCAGAATCAGAGGATGAACGATCTTCCGAGGAATCTGAGGAATCTACGGGTTAA